Proteins encoded in a region of the Campylobacter geochelonis genome:
- a CDS encoding SAM-dependent methyltransferase: protein MKFSEFFNSWLHENYYKKGVKVGKGGDFYTSVSVGSFFGICIAKKILSLKDKFSGKISIVEIGANEGYLLADIVQGIYTFAPNLLSDFEFCIIEPHENLQILQKRTFQERFGDDVLVEIFNSLNKCEFKNAIFISNELIDSFTCEVVDDKNMLFIEDFKPVFKKADEKTLNLALKFGIKKGEIPLNLESFVSEICQSAAKFSFITFDYGDMWARGEFSLRIYNKHSVYNFFECENLSQFFGKSDITYDVNFAVLKDIFLQNDGVKFEKFCSQGRAILDFGAVEVLELLLEKGGENAYKNGANQLKRLTHPDELGSRFKMIEFSKGI from the coding sequence ATGAAATTTAGCGAATTTTTTAACTCTTGGCTTCACGAAAACTACTATAAAAAGGGTGTAAAAGTAGGAAAAGGTGGGGATTTTTACACTTCAGTTAGCGTTGGTTCGTTTTTTGGAATTTGTATCGCTAAAAAAATACTTAGCTTAAAAGATAAATTTAGTGGCAAAATTTCTATAGTAGAAATCGGTGCAAATGAAGGATATTTGCTCGCTGATATTGTGCAAGGAATTTATACGTTTGCGCCAAATTTGCTTAGTGATTTTGAGTTTTGTATCATCGAACCGCACGAGAATTTGCAAATTTTGCAAAAAAGAACTTTTCAAGAGCGTTTTGGCGATGATGTTTTGGTTGAAATTTTTAATAGTTTAAATAAGTGTGAGTTTAAAAATGCTATTTTTATCTCAAACGAGCTAATTGACAGCTTTACTTGCGAAGTGGTTGATGATAAAAATATGCTTTTTATCGAGGATTTCAAGCCGGTATTTAAAAAAGCTGATGAAAAAACTCTAAATTTAGCCTTAAAATTTGGAATAAAAAAGGGCGAAATTCCACTAAATTTAGAAAGCTTTGTAAGTGAAATTTGCCAAAGTGCAGCTAAATTTAGTTTTATAACATTTGATTATGGCGATATGTGGGCAAGGGGCGAGTTTAGCCTTAGAATTTATAACAAACACAGCGTTTATAACTTTTTTGAATGTGAGAATTTATCGCAGTTTTTCGGTAAAAGCGATATAACTTATGATGTAAATTTTGCTGTTTTAAAAGATATATTTTTGCAAAATGATGGTGTGAAATTTGAGAAATTTTGCTCGCAAGGCAGGGCGATTTTAGACTTTGGCGCTGTTGAAGTATTAGAACTTTTACTAGAAAAAGGCGGTGAAAACGCATATAAAAATGGAGCAAATCAACTAAAACGCCTAACTCACCCAGATGAGCTTGGGAGCAGGTTTAAGATGATTGAATTTAGCAAAGGAATATGA
- the rsmD gene encoding 16S rRNA (guanine(966)-N(2))-methyltransferase RsmD yields MAKLYTTINSGFLKGKKLELPSSATTRSTKAIVKGSFFDSFRDEIRGRVFIEVFGGSGSMAAEALSNGAKMAYAIEKDKDAYTILRRNFSALSENLVAINGDSFKKIDELKSIKDELIIYIDPPFSIRNGFEDVYEKVINLVLKFEDKDVFIVAIEHMSSVEFSQNIGKFSLLKSKRFGTTTLTYYVK; encoded by the coding sequence ATGGCTAAGTTATACACAACTATAAATAGTGGATTTTTAAAAGGTAAAAAGCTAGAACTTCCAAGTAGTGCTACTACAAGAAGCACAAAAGCGATAGTAAAAGGCTCATTTTTTGACTCATTTAGAGATGAGATTCGTGGGCGAGTTTTTATAGAGGTTTTTGGTGGAAGTGGAAGTATGGCAGCTGAAGCGCTTAGTAATGGCGCAAAAATGGCATATGCGATAGAAAAAGACAAAGATGCTTATACGATTTTAAGGCGAAATTTTAGCGCTTTGAGTGAGAATTTAGTAGCGATAAATGGCGATAGTTTTAAAAAAATCGATGAGCTTAAAAGCATAAAAGATGAGCTGATTATCTACATAGATCCGCCATTTAGCATTAGAAATGGGTTTGAAGATGTTTATGAAAAGGTTATAAATTTAGTGCTTAAATTTGAAGATAAAGATGTTTTTATCGTTGCGATCGAGCATATGAGCAGTGTTGAATTTAGTCAAAATATCGGTAAATTTAGCCTTTTAAAAAGTAAAAGATTTGGCACAACAACGCTAACTTACTACGTAAAATAA